One Amaranthus tricolor cultivar Red isolate AtriRed21 chromosome 1, ASM2621246v1, whole genome shotgun sequence DNA window includes the following coding sequences:
- the LOC130826250 gene encoding histone deacetylase HDT1-like — protein sequence MANMQFWGVDVKAKEPAKVTVDEGQIIHLSQATLSELKKDNEPVLIHVKVGDQKLVLGMLNQTTPQLSFDLVFDQDFEISHNWKNGSIHLLGYQTEMDDGDADMFPDSSDDEEVPVLQKENGKPAEASKKKAVAKPAKDDKPKPEEKDDSDEDDSDDDDDEDDSDDEDESDEDMMGKIDDSDEDDDEDDSDEESEDEKPAKVASGKKRPNAEAKTPEAKKAKIATPQKTDGKKNVHTATPHPSKKGGKSPGGDKATPKSGGQLSCGSCKKTFNSDIALQSHNKAKHAGK from the exons ATGGCAAACATGCAGTTCTGGG GTGTTGACGTGAAGGCCAAAGAGCCTGCAAAGGTTACAGTTGATGAGGGTCAAATTATTCATCtttctcag GCTACTCTAAGTGAGTTGAAGAAGGATAATGAGCCTGTATTGATTCATGTTAAGGTTGGCGACCAGAAGCTAGTGCTGGGAATGCTTAATCAGACTACCCCTCAGTTGTCCTTTGATTTGGTATTCGATCAGGACTTTGAAATTTCTCACAACTGGAAGAATGGAAGCATTCACCTCCTGGGATATCAAACTGAGATGGATGATGGAGA TGCTGATATGTTCCCAGATTCGTCTGATGATGAAGAAGTTCCTGTCTTGCAGAAAGAAAATG GTAAACCTGCTGAGGCTTCCAAGAAAAAGGCTGTTGCAAAGCCAGCAAAAGATGACAAGCCAAAGCCAGAGGAGAAAGATGATTCTGATGAAGATGAcagtgatgatgatgacgacgaagatgatagcgatgatgaagatgaaTCTGATGAG GACATGATGGGCAAGATTGATGACAGTGATGAAGACGATGATGAGGATGATTCTGATGAGGAATCAGAGGATGAGAAACCAGCAAAG GTTGCATCAGGTAAGAAAAGACCAAATGCTGAAGCTAAGACACCTGAGGCAAAGAAGGCTAAAATTGCTACCCCTCAAAAAACag ATGGAAAGAAGAACGTTCACACAGCAACCCCACATCCATCAAAGAAGGGTGGCAAATCTCCTGGTGGTGACAAGGCAACTCCCAAGTCTGGTGGCCAACTATCTTGTGGCTCTTGCAAAAA GACCTTTAACTCAGACATTGCTCTGCAATCTCACAACAAAGCCAAGCATGCTGGCAAGTAG
- the LOC130825605 gene encoding uncharacterized protein LOC130825605, whose product MSVISDKTGNIIDPCNDKAIVVKSDASKSRIQNSISSGSSESGAAGRTDNVDDNFDDSNVTPKNNVKPSSNRPRASKSRRRGSKSPPNAPSTTPMFLPPLPWLPDNSGFASDSGNQVATSIRRTFEKHQDPNGWAWRHLSRETIEIYWQEFQKQWSWNPAITSIVQREWEKKAKVRYKDLIFIHRRTYEADNTYKPTWATTTLWNSWIAGWNSAECSAQRTRNATNRRRGKAERNAESTHTGGSVSHLRTLRVLEKENRRAPTSYELFTRTHRVRTKDGLQWVNDKAQMIHDEYTRRIAALPEEAHVDDLNAIYLDVVQNIESEAPKKKSKKAVYGVGSAAQHLYADIVAPQSQYTTTPPPQVNLDERLSQIDERIQRMEDDLSRTMKQEQITTLIEEQRKLREDVNHLLRFIATCFQKYEPPPPPSSPK is encoded by the exons ATGAGTGTGATAAGCGATAAGACTGGAAACATTATAGACCCTTGTAACGACAAGGCTATTGTAGTTAAGAGCGATGCCTCTAAATCTAGGATTCAGAATAGCATATCATCTGGGTCATCTGAATCTGGTGCAGCTGGGCGTACCGATAATGTAGATGATAATTTCGATGACAGCAATGTTACTCCGAAAAATAATGTTAAACCATCTTCAAATAGGCCACGTGCCTCCAAATCAAGACGACGTGGCTCGAAATCGCCACCGAATGCTCCCAGTACAACACCAATGTTTCTTCCTCCTCTACCATGGTTGCCCGACAACTCTGG TTTTGCTTCCGATTCGGGGAATCAGGTGGCAACCTCCATCCGCAGAACGTTTGAGAAACATCAAGATCCCAATGGATGGGCATGGAGGCACCTATCGAGGGAAACGATAGAGATCTATTGGCAGGAGtttcaa AAACAATGGTCTTGGAATCCTGCCATTACTAGTATAGTCCAAAGGGAGTGGGAAAAGAAGGCAAAAGTTCGCTATAAGGACCTAATCTTCATCCATAGGAGGACATACGAGGCCGACAATACCTACAAGCCCACCTGGGCTACTACAACCTTATGGAATTCCTGGATCGCAGGCTGGAATTCCGCCGAGTGCAGTGCCCAGCGCACAAGGAATGCAACCAATCGGCGAAGGGGAAAGGCGGAGAGAAATGCTGAGTCCACCCATACAGGTGGCTCAGTTTCCCATCTTAGGACATTGCGTGTTTTG GAAAAAGAAAATCGACGAGCTCCTACTTCGTACGAGCTGTTTACTCGTACCCATCGGGTGCGAACCAAAGATGGGTTGCAGTGGGTCAACGATAAAGCACAGATGATTCAT GATGAATATACTCGCCGAATAGCTGCTTTACCAGAAGAGGCGCATGTGGATGATCTAAATGCCATTTATTTGGACGTTGTTCAGAACATCGAATCAGAGGCTCCAAAGAAGAAGTCAAAGAAAGCGGTCTATGGCGTGGGCTCTGCGGCGCAGCACTTATACGCCGACATTGTAGCGCCTCAGTCACAATATACTACTACTCCACCTCCACAAGTGAACTTAGATGAGCGCCTCTCGCAAATCGACGAGAGAATACAGAGGATGGAGGATGACCTTAGCCGAACAATGAAACAAGAGCAGATAACTACACTAATCGAGGAACAGCGCAAGTTGCGGGAGGACGTCAACCATCTGCTTCGATTCATTGCTACCTGTTTTCAGAAGTATGAGCCCCCACCACCACCATCGTCGCCAAAGTAG